tgggtttaccctataggctaaagctcacccactgggtttaaagcagaagccgggataatagctgatcagattcccaactacagactggggACTGTGACTCTGTGGTTACAGCtgagcaaatagcaaagtgcatgtcaGGCCCTTGTGGGTTTATAAGATGGCACATTAGACTAATATATTATATAGCACATATacagcatatttatatactttaatctcctacctcacctgccttggggtgtctttataggggacactgggggatttatgtgccctttatacagaacttacccatcaTAAGTGTCTCAAcatgtgccatataatgacgggaaaatgccatcattatctctatatgtaaggtaccagcaaggggcctgacacagggaatcagcattctcattggtcaatgctcttgcatctataattaagatTTTGGTCAGTAGAAAAGATTCACCTTAAATAATATAAAGATTGTACCAATAAGGTTTTAGGAACTTGAGTaacatatataaatgtgtatattactTGCCAGAGACAGAGCTGGGGACTCCGCTTTAGGATAAATATTTGGATAGGAAATAATCAGAGATAAGGTGCAGATACGGTGTTTGAGGAACAATTAATCATTAACCATGGAAGTAAAATGTGAATATAAAGCTCACTTGGTAGCACAGGGCAATGGGAACACTGGTCTGAGTCTGTTCCCCTCGTGTCTCCCACAGCTGACAATCTGCCTGAAGATACAGATCCTGTCTTGGTGCCCCAGACGGGACTGGATGTGATCGAAAAGACCCCCATCCAGCAATGGTGACCCTGGTGTAGGCACATCCCATAGCCGGCAGGTAGGGCCTTTCATTGCTTCCAAATACacattcaccaatgagaattctactgagcaaaaatctcattatagatgcaagagaagtgaccaatgagaatgctgattccctgtgtcaggccccttgctggtaccttacatatagagataatgatggcattttcccgtcattatatggcacaggaatcagacatggggataaagggacagacttgttcagtgctgggaaactgtgcttattgctcccaactccaattgcaggaacagagaacagggagccggatttactcacatcagctgggattctcattgggggattcttcttgtagtccagcaacatcagggttgtattcttaaagcaatattgcccaataaaactttcccagctctctagggcccgcattggcagaaatgcaaaagaatcccccaatgagaatcccagctgatgtgagtaaatccggctccctgttctctgttcctgcaattggagttgggagcaataagcacagtttcccagcactgaacaagtctgtccctttatccccatgtctgattcctgtgccatataatgacgggaaaatgccatcattatctctatatgtaaggtaccagcaaggggcctgacacagggaatcagcattctcattggtcacttctcttgcatctatataGAACAAGGGGAATCTAAAAAGTAATCCTGGAGGGATTCCCATAAATAGTACTGACCATAtaatcccattggcacagagacacaggtgcatcatgggtacaggtacatataaactagcgctgccctattatacacatatGTATACACAACACATCATATATGCAATTTAGCTTAatatttagttttcatttttttccataacTCCATTACccaaatatctataaaataattGATACAATTTACTTACTttgctactttaaaaaaaaaaaatatttaattaagaaTTTAATGCTTTTAAATAATTGCGCTGAATTCAGTGTCtctaagttctgcctgtgtttcCATCATTTgtaacaagggggaaagaaaagtcccacaataaggattcagctaaagtgtcgccccaagctcaaagtgccagagcaggacttcagttatttagggagcagccagacaggactgtgattggttggcctgtatgcatgtagggaacaggcagagactagagcaagcaggcaggggaaagaagaatattgggagtcgctccctaagctcagtgacatcagccaagagcagactgagcatgtgcagtagttgggcaaaagatggagagctactgggggcatcttcaggggcatggggctttatttctatagagctttggggatgttgggctggtacaggggctcaaacaaaCAGCTAAACATCCATATTTCAGTGGAATGTAGCCATAGCCTGAGTGTGAGTTGCCCCCTCCACCCCAATACGCTGATTCTGTGCAATTTTCCCTTAAATGTCCTTTTGTTCCTTTCAGGAATGGCCTCTACTGATCTGAGAGAGGAGCTGaactgctccatctgcctgagcatttataccCACCCCGTAACCCTGCCCTGTGGGCACAGCTTCTGCCAGGGCTGCATTGGGAGGGTTCTGGACACACAAAAGAGATGTGGGCTTTATACCTGCCCCGACTGCAGAGCAAAGTTCAAGAGGCGCCCAGCGCTGCAGAGGAACAGAACATTGGGGAACATAGCAGAGCGGTTCCTTCCTGGTCACCCAAAGCCGGGGCAACATGGgatcttctgcacttactgtGTCTATTCCCCCGtacctgctgctaaatcctgtctTCTATGTGAGGCCTCTCTGTGTGAGACCCATCTAAAGGTGCACAGCCAGGCAGCAGAACATCTACTCACTCAACCCACCACTTCGTTTTTGGAGAGAAAGTGTTCCGGGCACCGACGGATCCTGGAGTATTACTGCTGTCAGGATGGGGCCCctatctgtgtgtcctgctgcctggccggggagcaccggggccacagggtggagccactgagtgaggcctctgagaagaagaaagagaagttgaggaaagttctggagaagttgagcccagagagagaggagactgagagagaagcccagaggctgcaggagcgcaggagagaagtgCAAGAAAGAGCTCttggtgagacagagagagtcactgccctgtttagagACATCAGGGAacagctggaagccctagagaagcaaGTCCTAGGTGATATCTCCAGGCAAAAAAGGACAATATCCCTCCAACTCTGTGATCTACTCAACCAAATGGAAACCAAGAACAAAGAGTTGACTGggaagatccggcacattgaggagctgtgcaacatggagGATCCACTCGCAGTCCTACAGGAACGGGAATCTGATGCCTTCTGTGGGGCGGAGAAGGGGGACAAGAAGCGCAGAAGAACAAGTTCTACAGATGTGCCTGATGTCGGGGATCTGAAGTTA
The genomic region above belongs to Xenopus tropicalis strain Nigerian chromosome 9, UCB_Xtro_10.0, whole genome shotgun sequence and contains:
- the LOC116407621 gene encoding E3 ubiquitin/ISG15 ligase TRIM25-like — protein: MEVKCEYKAHLVAQGNGNTGMASTDLREELNCSICLSIYTHPVTLPCGHSFCQGCIGRVLDTQKRCGLYTCPDCRAKFKRRPALQRNRTLGNIAERFLPGHPKPGQHGIFCTYCVYSPVPAAKSCLLCEASLCETHLKVHSQAAEHLLTQPTTSFLERKCSGHRRILEYYCCQDGAPICVSCCLAGEHRGHRVEPLSEASEKKKEKLRKVLEKLSPEREETEREAQRLQERRREVQERALGETERVTALFRDIREQLEALEKQVLGDISRQKRTISLQLCDLLNQMETKNKELTGKIRHIEELCNMEDPLAVLQERESDAFCGAEKGDKKRRRTSSTDVPDVGDLKLLVSKTLLTGLVGIVTTASYGQEATDMSLDINTAANDVSVSEDGKMVSGSQTDQCHPQTPERFEFRQVLSTKSFPSGRHYWDMEVSESELWGVGVAYPSIEREGPKYYIGNNNKSWALCVSDDNYLVKHDNIETPLPRKRSCRRIRISLDFEAGDLSFYELSEPIRHLHTFTASFTEPLHGAFYVYWDCDWVKIIS